A window of the Streptomyces luomodiensis genome harbors these coding sequences:
- a CDS encoding DUF1998 domain-containing protein has protein sequence MKRKLRVRQAQTVLPFGVGAVLDVQGESFVAAGIETWPQGKTAVPSARLAARLGVTGFYAAPHTLNDRYDQPDRPGVPYVRFPGWLFCGACRSMVRFLREHEKPGEPPVCTSCAAAPRLTPMRFVRICADGHLDDVDWWYWAHSHLPTDQRAECSEAKDAWKARRLSFRVADRASGLEALSVHCGATGKDGKPCGAERDLLDILGPQGGRCSGRNPWQRPHQSTSCGQQVHIVQRTAGNVYYPVVYSALDIPQSAELPRAEQDAAEAVRGHGYWPILLDVLDTPRADTFRSMIQDDTHVPDSLIDQLIAEATGSTAPQPADRPESGKIDLSRDEWHAFDAIELPEPTGDFAIRRGGLGLDGEAEEPWATLDAHIDGVILADRLREVRALTGFRRHSLGGTLVPADTSGRLRWLPATEVYGEGIVLTLDEQRLTTWENDPRVRAHVHGIRTDLDASFRDEQLAETLGSELSPRFLLLHTLAHLLIRQLSFDSGYTTASLRERVYGRTEYGQRGLLIYTAAGDAEGTLGGLVRQGEAPHFAETLIRMLEAAAWCSADPLCAEHTGQGFGNLNRAACHACTLLPETSCQTGNTLLDRALVVGSALVPGYFTDVLTASREYAAATALG, from the coding sequence GTGAAGCGCAAACTGCGGGTCCGCCAGGCACAGACCGTGCTGCCGTTCGGCGTCGGCGCCGTCCTCGACGTCCAGGGCGAGTCGTTCGTCGCCGCCGGCATCGAAACCTGGCCGCAGGGCAAAACCGCGGTCCCCTCCGCACGGCTCGCCGCCCGGCTGGGCGTCACGGGCTTCTACGCCGCGCCCCACACCCTCAACGACCGCTACGACCAGCCCGACCGCCCCGGCGTCCCCTACGTCCGCTTCCCCGGCTGGCTGTTCTGCGGCGCCTGCCGGAGCATGGTCCGCTTCCTGCGTGAGCACGAAAAGCCCGGCGAGCCTCCCGTCTGCACGTCCTGCGCCGCCGCGCCCCGCCTTACGCCGATGCGGTTCGTCCGCATCTGCGCCGACGGCCACCTCGACGACGTCGACTGGTGGTACTGGGCCCACTCCCACCTCCCGACCGACCAGCGCGCCGAGTGCTCCGAGGCGAAGGACGCGTGGAAGGCCCGCCGGCTCAGCTTCCGCGTCGCCGACCGCGCCTCCGGACTCGAGGCGCTCTCGGTGCACTGCGGAGCGACCGGGAAAGACGGCAAGCCCTGCGGCGCCGAGCGCGACCTGCTCGACATCCTCGGCCCCCAGGGCGGACGCTGCTCGGGCCGCAACCCCTGGCAGCGCCCGCACCAGAGCACCTCCTGCGGCCAGCAGGTGCACATCGTTCAGCGCACCGCCGGCAATGTCTACTACCCGGTTGTCTACTCGGCTCTCGACATCCCCCAGTCCGCCGAGCTGCCGCGCGCGGAGCAGGACGCGGCGGAGGCCGTCCGGGGCCACGGCTACTGGCCGATCCTGCTCGACGTACTCGATACGCCCCGAGCCGACACCTTCCGCTCCATGATCCAGGACGACACCCACGTCCCCGACAGCCTCATCGACCAGCTCATCGCCGAGGCCACCGGTTCCACCGCGCCCCAGCCCGCCGACCGCCCGGAGTCGGGAAAGATCGACCTCAGCCGCGACGAGTGGCACGCCTTCGACGCCATCGAACTCCCCGAGCCGACTGGTGACTTCGCGATCCGCCGTGGCGGCCTCGGACTCGACGGCGAGGCGGAGGAGCCGTGGGCCACCCTCGACGCGCACATCGACGGCGTCATCCTCGCCGACCGCCTCCGCGAGGTGCGGGCACTCACCGGATTCCGCCGCCACTCCCTGGGCGGCACCCTCGTACCCGCCGACACCAGCGGCCGCCTGCGCTGGCTGCCCGCCACCGAGGTCTACGGCGAGGGCATCGTCCTCACCCTCGACGAGCAGCGCCTGACCACCTGGGAGAACGACCCCCGCGTGCGGGCCCACGTCCACGGAATCCGCACCGACCTCGACGCGTCGTTCCGCGACGAGCAGCTCGCCGAGACCCTCGGCAGCGAACTCTCCCCTCGCTTCCTGCTCCTGCACACCCTCGCCCACCTGCTCATCCGCCAGCTCTCCTTCGACTCCGGCTACACCACCGCCAGCCTGCGCGAGCGCGTCTACGGGCGAACCGAGTACGGCCAGCGCGGCCTGCTCATCTACACCGCCGCCGGCGACGCGGAAGGCACCCTCGGCGGCCTGGTCCGGCAGGGCGAGGCCCCGCACTTCGCCGAAACACTCATCCGCATGCTGGAGGCAGCCGCCTGGTGCTCCGCCGACCCGCTGTGCGCCGAACACACCGGCCAGGGCTTCGGCAACCTCAACCGCGCCGCCTGCCACGCCTGCACCCTGCTGCCCGAGACGAGCTGCCAGACCGGCAACACCCTGCTCGACCGCGCCTTGGTCGTCGGCTCCGCCCTCGTCCCCGGCTACTTCACCGACGTCCTCACCGCCAGCCGCGAGTACGCGGCCGCCACCGCCCTGGGATGA
- a CDS encoding Eco57I restriction-modification methylase domain-containing protein: MSAATRTALAFTAVTTVGGLLPADMLLRIAEARNLPGTKSADYGLPASVPVRDEAERAWEYLKPLWRDLRAALPSDPATGAPAADPTGRAGTDWLAQLFRKLDFGALTEVGAAGIPADSDPEKRFLVSHRHGPALVHLIPWNQELDKRPAAGQVPAQSMLQDCLNRTEAHLWAVLTNGRRLRLLRDSSSFSTAAYVEFDLEAIFDGELFSEFVLLYCVLHASRFEVAEGTAASGCWLEKWRTEAVTSGARALDQLRLGVQNALTVLGTGFLRHPDNARLREDVDPKALRDALLRLVYRLLFVFVAEDRNALLDPEADERQRDAYERYFSSARLRERARRRQGTAHGDQYAALRIVLDALGTEGGRPELALPGLGGLFTHTDADAPLDGLKLSNESLLAAVRHLAQVRDPGARRWRAVDYKHLDAEELGSVYESLLELEPKHSATDRSFELIEVAGNSRKTTGSYYTPSSLIECLLDTTLDPVINDAIKRGEQRATAAGRPDPTDDIVDELLSLTVCDPACGSGDFLVASARRIAKHVASVRERNPEPTVDAMRHALHEVVARCVYGVDLNPMAVELAKVSLWIEAMEPGKPLGFLDAHVKHGNGLIGATPKLLAEGVPDDAFKPIEGDDRKYASGLVKRNKAQRGGQDELLFDADVLPGNERYAAELARITAAPADSLEQVRAQESAYRASTGSAAYVQDLHAADAWCAAFVWPKHEGAPEAPTDQVFRALRGRDQSPVPDATHAEILRLRDEYRFFHWHLEFPEVFAVPESGVGVQGGTGWAGGFDAVVGNPPWERVKLQEQEFFAQRDPRIAEAKNAAARKRLIAELRDDRDGARLYAEFGAAKRRAEGESHFLRTSARFPLTGRGDINTYAVFTETDRTLTGPRGRTGVIVPTGIATDATTQFFFRDLITKGHLAALYGFENEEKIFPGVDHRVNFALFSMVGSGSPDEPISIAFRVRQTEQIPERSYPLTGRDIQLLNPNTGTCPVFRSRRDAEITLGIYRRVPVLIDETKKASGNPWGIAFTRMFDMSNDSHLFRPSAQYGETLDDLLKEGWAPDGNVLFRGEERLLPLYEAKMLHYYDHRFSTYENATEKQLAVGTLPRFTVEQHEDACAVPLPRYWVPEQDVPTGEVDKNGQPIMEPGVCSRLSAKGWDRQWLLGWRDICRASDSRTAITAFLPLAGVGDKFLLELPGVPPALVPLLGACQSSFVFDYSSRQKLGGTSMKYFTWRQLPVPTPDSLRPHAEFVTPRVLELAYTATDMAPFARDLGDTGSPFRWDEERRAVIRAELDALFFHLYGITRDDTAYILDTFNVTRDNDIKAHGEYRTKNLILAEYDRMAAAGLTLETPLTEGEFGTYRSTLTPPPGQGPRHG; this comes from the coding sequence ATGTCCGCCGCCACCCGCACCGCCCTGGCCTTCACCGCCGTCACCACGGTCGGCGGACTGCTTCCCGCCGACATGCTCCTGCGCATCGCCGAGGCGCGGAACCTGCCGGGCACCAAGTCCGCCGACTACGGTCTGCCCGCGTCAGTCCCTGTGCGGGACGAGGCCGAGCGCGCCTGGGAGTACCTCAAGCCGCTCTGGCGCGACCTGCGCGCCGCCCTGCCCTCCGACCCGGCCACCGGCGCCCCCGCCGCCGACCCCACCGGCCGGGCCGGCACCGACTGGCTCGCCCAGCTCTTCCGCAAGCTGGACTTCGGCGCCCTGACGGAGGTCGGCGCGGCGGGCATACCCGCCGACTCCGACCCGGAGAAACGCTTCCTTGTCTCCCACCGCCACGGCCCGGCCCTGGTCCACCTGATCCCCTGGAACCAGGAACTCGACAAACGCCCGGCAGCGGGCCAGGTCCCGGCCCAGTCCATGCTCCAGGACTGCCTCAACCGCACCGAGGCCCACCTGTGGGCCGTCCTCACCAACGGCCGCCGCCTGCGTCTGCTGCGCGACTCCTCGTCCTTCTCCACCGCCGCGTACGTCGAGTTCGACCTGGAGGCGATATTCGACGGCGAGCTGTTCAGCGAGTTCGTGCTGCTGTACTGCGTGCTGCACGCGTCCCGGTTCGAGGTGGCGGAGGGGACGGCAGCTTCGGGGTGCTGGCTGGAGAAGTGGCGTACGGAGGCCGTCACGTCCGGGGCGCGAGCGCTGGACCAGCTCCGGTTGGGCGTGCAGAACGCGCTGACCGTGCTGGGTACGGGCTTCCTGCGCCACCCGGACAACGCCCGGCTGCGGGAGGACGTCGACCCGAAGGCGCTCCGGGATGCTCTGCTGCGGCTCGTCTACCGTCTGCTGTTCGTCTTCGTCGCCGAGGACCGGAACGCGTTGCTCGACCCGGAGGCCGATGAGCGGCAGCGGGACGCGTACGAGCGGTACTTCTCCTCGGCGCGGTTGCGTGAGCGGGCCCGGCGTCGTCAGGGCACGGCTCATGGTGACCAGTACGCGGCGCTGCGCATCGTCCTCGACGCCTTGGGTACGGAAGGTGGCCGTCCCGAGCTGGCCCTGCCGGGGCTGGGCGGTCTGTTCACGCACACGGACGCCGATGCCCCGCTGGACGGCCTGAAGCTGTCCAACGAGTCGCTGCTCGCCGCCGTACGGCACCTCGCCCAGGTCCGCGACCCGGGCGCGCGGCGCTGGCGGGCGGTCGACTACAAGCACCTTGACGCGGAGGAGCTGGGCTCGGTGTACGAGTCCTTGCTGGAGCTGGAGCCGAAGCACTCGGCGACGGACCGCAGCTTCGAGCTGATCGAGGTGGCGGGCAACAGCCGCAAGACGACAGGCAGTTACTACACCCCGTCCTCGCTCATCGAGTGCCTGCTGGACACGACGCTCGACCCGGTGATCAATGACGCCATCAAGCGGGGTGAGCAGCGAGCCACGGCGGCCGGCCGTCCCGACCCGACGGACGACATCGTCGATGAGCTGCTGTCCTTGACCGTATGTGACCCCGCGTGTGGATCAGGGGACTTCCTTGTCGCGTCGGCCCGCCGTATCGCCAAGCACGTGGCGTCCGTGCGTGAGCGAAACCCGGAGCCGACGGTCGACGCCATGCGTCACGCGTTACACGAGGTTGTCGCGCGCTGCGTCTATGGCGTCGATCTCAACCCGATGGCCGTGGAGCTGGCCAAGGTCTCCCTGTGGATCGAGGCCATGGAGCCGGGCAAGCCGCTCGGGTTCCTGGACGCCCATGTCAAGCACGGGAACGGCTTAATCGGTGCCACGCCGAAACTACTGGCGGAGGGTGTTCCGGACGACGCCTTCAAGCCGATCGAGGGCGACGACCGGAAGTACGCGTCCGGACTCGTCAAGCGCAACAAGGCCCAGCGGGGCGGCCAGGACGAGCTTCTGTTCGATGCGGATGTGCTGCCGGGCAACGAGCGCTACGCCGCCGAGCTGGCCCGCATCACCGCCGCCCCCGCCGACTCCTTGGAGCAGGTGCGGGCGCAGGAGTCCGCCTACCGGGCCTCAACGGGGTCGGCCGCGTACGTGCAGGACCTGCACGCTGCCGACGCGTGGTGCGCCGCGTTTGTGTGGCCCAAGCACGAGGGGGCGCCGGAGGCGCCGACGGATCAGGTGTTTCGGGCGCTGCGGGGGCGGGACCAGTCGCCTGTGCCGGATGCCACGCACGCCGAAATCCTGCGGCTTCGGGATGAGTACCGGTTCTTCCACTGGCACCTGGAGTTCCCGGAGGTTTTCGCCGTCCCGGAGTCGGGCGTCGGGGTTCAGGGGGGTACGGGTTGGGCCGGGGGGTTCGACGCGGTGGTGGGGAATCCGCCGTGGGAGCGCGTGAAACTCCAGGAGCAGGAGTTCTTTGCCCAGCGGGACCCCCGCATCGCCGAGGCCAAGAACGCCGCCGCGCGTAAGCGCCTCATCGCCGAGCTGCGCGACGACCGCGACGGTGCGCGCCTGTACGCCGAGTTCGGAGCCGCCAAGCGGCGGGCGGAGGGCGAGAGCCACTTCCTGCGCACCAGTGCGCGTTTCCCGCTGACGGGGCGCGGCGACATCAACACGTATGCGGTCTTCACGGAGACGGACCGCACACTGACGGGACCGCGCGGGCGGACGGGCGTGATTGTGCCGACGGGGATCGCGACGGATGCAACGACTCAGTTCTTCTTCAGAGACTTGATCACCAAGGGGCACCTTGCAGCGCTGTACGGCTTCGAGAACGAGGAGAAGATCTTCCCCGGAGTCGACCACCGCGTGAACTTCGCTCTGTTCTCCATGGTGGGTTCCGGCTCCCCCGACGAGCCGATCTCCATCGCCTTCCGGGTCCGTCAGACCGAGCAGATCCCGGAGCGCTCCTACCCCCTGACGGGCCGCGACATCCAGCTCCTCAACCCGAACACCGGCACATGCCCTGTCTTCCGCAGCCGTCGCGACGCCGAGATCACCCTGGGAATCTACCGCCGAGTGCCGGTTCTCATCGACGAGACAAAGAAGGCAAGCGGAAACCCCTGGGGCATCGCGTTCACGCGCATGTTCGACATGTCGAACGACTCTCACCTGTTCCGCCCCTCCGCCCAGTACGGCGAGACCTTGGACGATCTCCTCAAAGAAGGCTGGGCGCCCGACGGCAACGTCCTCTTCCGTGGTGAGGAGCGTCTGCTCCCGCTGTACGAGGCGAAGATGCTGCACTACTACGATCACCGCTTCTCCACGTACGAGAACGCCACGGAGAAGCAGCTTGCTGTGGGCACCCTGCCGCGTTTCACCGTGGAACAGCACGAGGATGCCTGCGCCGTACCGCTGCCCCGCTACTGGGTGCCGGAGCAGGATGTCCCGACTGGCGAAGTCGACAAGAACGGCCAACCCATCATGGAGCCAGGCGTCTGCAGCCGTCTGTCCGCCAAGGGTTGGGACCGGCAATGGCTCCTCGGTTGGCGTGACATCTGCCGAGCGAGCGATTCCCGGACTGCAATCACCGCGTTCCTGCCTTTGGCTGGCGTAGGTGACAAGTTCCTGCTGGAGCTCCCAGGGGTACCTCCGGCGCTCGTTCCGCTCTTGGGTGCCTGCCAATCGTCTTTTGTCTTCGACTACTCAAGCCGTCAAAAGCTCGGCGGCACCAGCATGAAGTACTTCACCTGGCGGCAGCTCCCCGTTCCAACCCCAGATTCCCTGAGGCCACACGCCGAGTTCGTCACCCCCCGGGTCCTCGAATTGGCCTACACCGCGACCGACATGGCCCCCTTCGCCCGCGACCTCGGTGACACCGGATCCCCGTTCCGCTGGGACGAAGAACGCCGTGCCGTGATCCGCGCAGAGCTGGACGCTCTCTTCTTCCACCTCTACGGCATCACCCGCGACGACACCGCGTACATCCTGGACACCTTCAATGTCACCCGCGACAACGACATCAAGGCACACGGCGAGTACCGCACCAAGAACCTGATCCTCGCCGAGTACGACCGGATGGCCGCCGCTGGCCTCACCCTGGAGACCCCGCTCACCGAGGGGGAGTTCGGTACCTACCGCTCCACTCTCACTCCGCCCCCCGGTCAGGGCCCCCGCCACGGCTGA
- a CDS encoding AAA family ATPase, whose product MTRPMTAAHTSVLHPDLTPAQRDCLDVLPLTGNHVVTGPPGSGKSLLAAHRAVHLALTGRPTLLLSRSNLLRQLLRDTLQGLTVPGAPIEAATVHGWVLRHFGYGAPRTQDGWFDWTALTHQAAATLGQNEAATPHLVVDEGQDLSPGFYRLVRLAAASVTVFADECQRLTETNCTLTEITDALGRSTGRAEVTGNHRNTREIASLAEHFRTGGTRPEMPFRSGALPVVRHYSGNQDVVGHIATMAARHPKDRIGVITNSSRTAADLMRRLERAGLAHQPQLYSSAASSGRYRDLDLARPGVVLVHRASTKGLDFDTVVIADTETDAATDPTSATLRMAYYVMVTRARERLVLGWQGSRLPRHLEGLHGWVQMK is encoded by the coding sequence ATGACACGACCCATGACCGCCGCGCACACCTCCGTCCTCCACCCCGACCTCACCCCCGCCCAGCGCGACTGCCTGGACGTCCTGCCGCTGACGGGCAACCACGTCGTCACCGGCCCACCCGGCAGCGGCAAGAGCCTGCTCGCCGCGCACCGCGCCGTCCACCTCGCCCTCACCGGCCGACCCACCCTGCTGCTGTCGCGCTCCAACCTCCTGCGCCAGCTCCTGCGCGACACCCTTCAGGGCCTCACGGTCCCGGGCGCACCCATCGAGGCCGCCACCGTCCACGGCTGGGTCCTGCGTCACTTCGGATACGGCGCACCGCGCACCCAGGACGGCTGGTTCGACTGGACGGCCCTCACCCACCAGGCCGCCGCTACCCTCGGCCAGAACGAGGCGGCCACCCCCCACCTCGTCGTCGACGAAGGCCAGGACCTGTCCCCAGGCTTCTACCGGTTGGTCCGCCTCGCCGCCGCCTCCGTCACGGTCTTCGCCGACGAGTGCCAACGCCTCACCGAGACGAACTGCACCCTCACCGAGATAACCGACGCCCTCGGGCGCTCCACCGGACGCGCAGAGGTCACCGGCAACCACCGCAACACGCGCGAGATCGCCTCCCTCGCCGAACACTTCCGCACCGGTGGTACCCGTCCTGAGATGCCCTTCCGCAGCGGCGCCCTGCCCGTCGTCCGACACTACTCCGGCAACCAGGACGTCGTCGGCCATATCGCCACCATGGCGGCCCGGCACCCGAAGGACCGCATCGGCGTCATCACCAACTCGTCGCGCACTGCGGCTGATCTCATGCGCCGCCTCGAACGCGCCGGGCTCGCCCACCAACCCCAGCTGTACAGCTCGGCGGCCTCCTCGGGACGCTACCGCGACCTCGACCTCGCCCGCCCCGGCGTCGTCCTCGTACACCGAGCCAGCACCAAGGGCCTCGACTTCGACACGGTCGTCATCGCGGACACCGAGACCGACGCCGCCACCGACCCCACGTCGGCGACCCTGCGCATGGCGTACTACGTCATGGTCACCCGTGCACGGGAGCGGCTGGTGCTGGGTTGGCAGGGCAGCCGGCTGCCGCGCCACCTGGAGGGGCTGCACGGGTGGGTGCAGATGAAGTGA
- a CDS encoding helix-turn-helix domain-containing protein → MGIVETEAATGGGGRTAPAGEVEREPQPSDSLRTFGAVVQALREHAGLSRCELAAVVQYSKHTVESVELGRRMPDQAFVERAEEATGNTGALRRAARHLTRGEVGLAAWFRRWARLEREAVSLCTYECRLVPGLLQSEAYARAVFEGTIPLRTDEELEEQLAARMERQRMMRDRPKVPFSFIVEEHVFRRRFGDAEAMRGLVDHVLERSAPRNVTLQVVPLEAGLHACLDGPVQVLETPEGRRLGYAEGQKNGRLIADPKEVSVLCHRYETLRSQALNPNESRVLLERLRGEL, encoded by the coding sequence ATGGGCATCGTCGAAACGGAGGCGGCCACGGGTGGGGGTGGCCGGACGGCTCCGGCGGGAGAAGTCGAGCGGGAACCCCAGCCCTCGGACAGTCTGCGCACCTTCGGCGCGGTCGTCCAGGCCTTACGCGAACACGCGGGGCTCAGCCGGTGTGAACTCGCCGCCGTCGTCCAGTACTCCAAGCACACCGTGGAGTCGGTGGAGCTGGGCCGCCGCATGCCGGACCAGGCGTTCGTGGAGCGCGCGGAGGAGGCGACCGGCAACACGGGTGCGCTGCGCAGGGCCGCCCGCCATCTCACCCGGGGTGAGGTGGGGCTCGCCGCCTGGTTCCGGCGGTGGGCACGGCTGGAGCGGGAGGCGGTGAGCCTGTGCACGTACGAGTGCCGGTTGGTGCCGGGGTTGTTGCAGTCGGAGGCGTACGCGCGGGCGGTGTTCGAGGGCACGATCCCGCTGCGGACGGACGAGGAGCTGGAGGAGCAGCTCGCGGCGCGGATGGAGCGGCAGCGGATGATGCGGGACCGGCCGAAGGTGCCGTTCAGCTTCATCGTCGAAGAGCATGTGTTCCGGCGGCGGTTCGGGGATGCGGAGGCTATGCGGGGGCTGGTGGACCACGTGCTGGAGCGGAGCGCTCCGCGCAATGTGACGCTGCAAGTGGTTCCGCTGGAGGCGGGGTTGCATGCGTGTCTGGATGGTCCGGTGCAGGTTCTGGAGACGCCGGAGGGGCGGCGGCTCGGCTACGCCGAAGGGCAGAAGAACGGGCGGCTCATCGCCGACCCGAAAGAGGTGAGTGTGCTCTGCCATCGCTATGAAACACTGCGCTCGCAGGCCCTGAACCCCAACGAATCCCGGGTCCTGCTGGAGCGACTGCGAGGAGAGCTATGA
- a CDS encoding DUF397 domain-containing protein gives MSSGARELAWFKSSYSGSEGDSCVEVAIAEGAVHVRDSKDLSRPPFAVGREGWASFVSFVSGASEA, from the coding sequence ATGAGCAGCGGCGCGAGGGAACTTGCCTGGTTCAAGTCCAGCTACAGCGGCAGTGAGGGCGACAGCTGCGTGGAGGTCGCGATAGCCGAAGGAGCCGTTCACGTAAGGGACTCGAAGGACCTGTCCCGCCCGCCCTTCGCTGTGGGCCGCGAGGGCTGGGCGTCGTTCGTGAGCTTCGTGTCGGGCGCCTCGGAGGCGTAA